Proteins encoded by one window of Asterias rubens chromosome 18, eAstRub1.3, whole genome shotgun sequence:
- the LOC117302275 gene encoding tRNA pseudouridine synthase-like 1 encodes MVRYLIYFQYIGTKYCGVVRASKKTTAETGLVGVQDVIENALEKLNPYQPPKIFVSSRTDSGVHALCNAAHFDLVRPPKKPPVFNLDGLRLGINCHIGNEPVRIIKAVQVPEEFHSQHLAVSRRYLYRIATGCYHRSLPVTEMDRCWAVKYELNVEAMREASQIFLGTHDFSAFRSSSKESVVKSPIKTIDSIEIAPSQGFLSHHYGSQYSEEIKFLEVVFRSRSFLYRQIRRMVSALVSVGLGHTSKEDLQEVLDSRNNDHVKARNTAPPSGLYLVEVSYNERDLHLHHSDQLPSKEDKINEPN; translated from the exons ATGGTTCGATACTTGATTTATTTCCAGTACATCGGAACAAAATATTG tggcGTTGTAAGAGCATCCAAGAAGACAACGGCAGAAACTGGTCTAGTTGGTGTTCAGGATGTCATCGAG AATGCATTGGAAAAGTTGAACCCATATCAACCGCCGAAGATCTTTGTGTCTAGCCGAACTGACTCCGGGGTCCACGCTTTGTGCAATGCAGCACACTTTGATCTGGTTCGACCGCCAAAGAAGCCTCCAGTATTTAACCTTGATGGTCTGAGGTTAGGTATTAATTGCCACATTGGGAATGAGCCTGTCAG GATCATCAAGGCAGTGCAGGTACCAGAGGAGTTTCACTCCCAGCATCTAGCCGTCAGCAGAAGATACCTGTACAGAATAGCAACGGGTTGTTATCATCGATCGCTGCCGGTCACCGAGATGGACAGATGCTGGGCTGTCAAATATGA gTTGAACGTGGAGGCAATGAGAGAAGCATCTCAAATCTTTCTTGGCACCCATGACTTCTCGGCGTTCAGGAGTAGCTCCAAAGAGAGCGTCGTCAAGTCACCAATCAAAACGATTGATAGTATcgaaatagcgccctcacagGGCTTCCTTAGTCATCATTATGGCTCGCAGTATTCGGAAGAGATCAAGTTCTTGGAGGTTGTGTTTCGGAGCCGTTCTTTCCTGTATAGACAG ATTCGTCGAATGGTATCAGCCCTTGTCTCTGTTGGTCTTGGCCATACCTCAAAAGAGGACCTGCAAGAGGTTCTTGATTCACGTAATAATGATCACGTCAAAGCCAGAAACACAGCGCCACCAAGTGGCCTCTACCTTGTAGAAGTATCGTACAACGAAAGAG